In one Candidatus Poribacteria bacterium genomic region, the following are encoded:
- a CDS encoding AAA family ATPase, with amino-acid sequence MCRRFIFIHLYTLHFYSLQIKCIQCMEDLMKTIAILSGKGGTGKTTVAVHLAVASVQAGRSTAVIDLDPQPSARMWKDARTAEMPVVVSAQAARLDDVLQTAEAEGVEWVIIDTAPHAEAAALAAARAADVVLIPCRPAIFDLRGIATTVDLVRLADVPALAVLNAVPARGRRAAEATDALLSYDLPTAPCQLGHRVAYVDAVTAGLTAQEADPKSKASKEILSLYNYINQHIQHIGV; translated from the coding sequence ATGTGTAGGCGTTTTATTTTTATACACCTTTACACTTTACATTTTTATTCTCTACAGATAAAATGTATACAATGTATGGAGGACTTGATGAAAACGATAGCGATCCTCTCAGGGAAAGGGGGGACCGGGAAAACGACGGTTGCGGTTCACCTCGCGGTGGCATCGGTGCAAGCAGGGCGTTCAACGGCTGTCATCGATTTGGACCCCCAGCCGAGTGCGCGCATGTGGAAGGATGCACGCACTGCCGAGATGCCCGTGGTCGTTTCGGCGCAAGCGGCGCGTCTCGACGATGTGCTTCAGACGGCTGAAGCCGAGGGTGTCGAATGGGTGATCATTGATACCGCCCCGCACGCTGAAGCGGCGGCATTGGCGGCGGCACGTGCGGCGGATGTGGTGTTGATCCCGTGTAGACCGGCGATCTTTGACTTACGTGGGATTGCGACCACTGTTGACTTGGTACGTCTTGCCGATGTTCCCGCACTTGCCGTGTTGAATGCCGTTCCCGCACGGGGCAGACGCGCCGCGGAGGCGACAGACGCGCTCTTGAGTTATGATCTGCCGACGGCACCGTGTCAACTCGGACATCGCGTGGCGTATGTCGATGCCGTCACTGCGGGACTCACCGCACAGGAAGCCGATCCGAAAAGCAAAGCCTCAAAAGAGATTTTATCGCTCTATAACTACATTAACCAACACATACAACACATAGGAGTCTGA
- a CDS encoding MBL fold metallo-hydrolase: MKYIFLGGAGEVGGSSLLISAADRCILIDCGIRVNQQGSDALPDLAMLKETAPMLDAIFLSHAHADHVGALPLVHQDFPHAPIYATLPTQQLSSVMLNDAVRVQENTHGETFFTRETVEATLGQIQILKINKWRDLWDGWQVKLIRSGHILGAVSILLETPEGSFFYTGDVSAFRQRTIDGLDDVNAIEPDYMWCEATYGTGNHPSRTSEEMKLAKSVEAVVKNGGSVLIPSFALGRAQEILLILKDAMRSGTIEPFPVLADGLVRNICGVYESLKPHLSQKLQQWLHNSQQPMFFTDTLRTVKHGEREAVLKDQTPKCIIASSGMLTGGASVEYAKALAPGADNAIFLSGYQDAESPGRRLQTLQQGDDLQFADGSAVEVKCAVDRFHLSAHSDQGQLVSLVKQVNPRAVALAHGEIDAIHALRDKLYKKYPVIYAVNGKIFNGSANPEWLPPAAKATMTKNGKLEIGGEFTDAGITFDEETLRSQRWQEFCQGSHKMRLEGNRLIISKQPTQIEK; the protein is encoded by the coding sequence ATGAAATATATTTTTCTTGGCGGTGCTGGTGAAGTCGGTGGATCTTCTCTATTGATCTCCGCCGCCGACCGCTGTATCCTCATAGATTGTGGTATCCGGGTCAACCAACAGGGATCAGACGCGCTCCCAGACCTTGCGATGCTCAAAGAAACTGCCCCCATGTTGGATGCGATCTTTCTGTCTCACGCACATGCCGACCATGTAGGGGCACTACCCTTAGTACATCAGGACTTCCCACACGCCCCGATATACGCCACACTCCCAACGCAACAACTCTCATCTGTCATGCTCAACGATGCCGTTCGCGTCCAAGAGAACACGCACGGCGAAACCTTTTTTACGCGAGAAACTGTCGAAGCGACACTCGGACAGATACAGATACTGAAAATCAACAAATGGCGCGACTTATGGGACGGTTGGCAGGTCAAATTGATCCGTTCCGGTCACATTCTTGGAGCGGTCTCGATTCTACTTGAGACCCCCGAAGGCAGCTTCTTCTATACCGGCGATGTCTCAGCGTTTCGGCAACGCACGATTGACGGTCTCGACGATGTAAACGCAATTGAACCCGATTATATGTGGTGTGAGGCAACCTACGGCACCGGAAACCACCCCTCGCGAACCAGTGAGGAGATGAAACTCGCGAAATCTGTTGAGGCGGTGGTAAAAAACGGCGGATCAGTGCTGATACCGAGTTTCGCACTCGGACGCGCACAAGAAATCCTGCTCATTTTGAAGGATGCCATGCGTTCCGGCACGATCGAACCCTTCCCGGTCCTTGCTGACGGGCTTGTGCGCAATATCTGCGGTGTTTACGAATCCCTAAAGCCACATTTAAGTCAGAAACTTCAGCAGTGGCTTCATAACTCGCAACAACCGATGTTCTTCACCGATACCCTGCGAACCGTTAAACATGGCGAACGCGAAGCTGTTTTGAAAGACCAAACGCCGAAGTGTATCATTGCAAGTTCGGGGATGCTCACCGGCGGTGCATCCGTCGAATACGCAAAGGCTTTAGCTCCCGGTGCTGACAACGCCATATTTCTCTCCGGCTATCAGGACGCAGAATCACCCGGACGACGGTTACAAACACTTCAGCAAGGCGACGATCTCCAATTCGCAGACGGTTCCGCAGTGGAAGTTAAGTGTGCCGTTGATAGATTTCATTTGAGTGCCCATTCGGATCAAGGTCAGCTCGTGAGTCTTGTCAAGCAGGTCAATCCAAGGGCTGTGGCGTTAGCACACGGCGAGATAGACGCAATTCACGCACTCAGAGACAAGCTCTACAAGAAATACCCAGTGATTTATGCTGTCAACGGCAAGATATTTAACGGATCCGCGAACCCCGAATGGCTGCCTCCGGCAGCAAAGGCGACAATGACGAAAAACGGAAAACTTGAGATCGGTGGTGAATTTACCGATGCTGGGATAACATTTGACGAGGAAACATTGCGATCTCAACGCTGGCAAGAGTTTTGTCAGGGCAGTCATAAAATGAGGCTCGAAGGCAATCGGCTCATTATCAGTAAGCAACCCACTCAAATTGAGAAATGA
- a CDS encoding sigma-70 family RNA polymerase sigma factor, translating into MDRYSELLTHELLSPSEERHLLTMAHKGCQQSRERLILLNMRLVGWICSKYETETVSAEALMGDGVEGLIKAIDGFDLTLGTRLSTYATIGIHTAVGRSPVLQATIQHPENILQPMRQMKKVMADLASQGNHSPSNEDIAEKMGKLNPQEVAHIRLLAETTLNVASIHAPIQDDDGNNQYVVDFVQYDDPAFEQIALETDLDFFLSKLQQHEAFVLKRSYGIPREMTNIEIAEALRTHRNKIPKIRECALRQCQRIAEYIKSEGTLTGCENWKAIMVDPKIIAEPDGKYQMEFNISI; encoded by the coding sequence ATGGATCGCTATAGCGAACTTTTGACCCATGAACTTCTCAGCCCTTCTGAAGAAAGGCATCTGCTCACAATGGCACATAAAGGCTGTCAACAATCCAGAGAGAGACTGATCTTGCTGAATATGAGGCTCGTCGGCTGGATATGTTCAAAATACGAAACAGAAACTGTTTCCGCCGAAGCCCTCATGGGTGATGGTGTTGAAGGACTGATAAAGGCAATAGATGGGTTTGACCTGACGCTCGGAACACGATTATCAACCTACGCAACCATCGGAATCCATACCGCTGTGGGACGTTCACCGGTTCTCCAAGCAACCATCCAACACCCTGAAAACATCCTTCAACCCATGAGACAGATGAAGAAGGTGATGGCAGATTTGGCATCGCAAGGAAATCACTCACCAAGCAATGAAGACATCGCCGAGAAAATGGGGAAATTGAACCCCCAAGAGGTTGCCCACATCCGATTGTTAGCAGAAACAACGCTCAATGTCGCTTCAATCCACGCACCTATTCAAGACGATGATGGTAATAATCAGTATGTTGTAGATTTTGTTCAGTATGACGATCCCGCATTTGAGCAAATTGCGCTTGAGACGGACCTGGATTTCTTCCTTAGCAAACTCCAGCAACACGAGGCGTTTGTTCTGAAGCGTTCTTACGGAATACCACGAGAGATGACAAACATTGAAATCGCAGAGGCACTCAGAACCCATCGCAACAAGATCCCCAAAATACGCGAGTGTGCACTTCGCCAGTGCCAACGGATTGCCGAGTACATCAAATCAGAGGGGACTCTTACTGGATGCGAGAATTGGAAAGCGATAATGGTGGACCCTAAAATTATAGCAGAGCCAGATGGCAAGTATCAGATGGAGTTTAATATTTCAATTTAA